In one Dermacentor albipictus isolate Rhodes 1998 colony chromosome 4, USDA_Dalb.pri_finalv2, whole genome shotgun sequence genomic region, the following are encoded:
- the LOC139059350 gene encoding uncharacterized protein — protein MIDKSLSNNERQVLMALLTKHTSVFDFAQHNRPPSIPASRTHHRINTGAAQPIRQKPYRVSPSERKIISDQVQEMLCKGVIRESSSPWAAPVILVKKKDGTWRFCVDYRRLNAVTKKDVYPLPRIDDAIDCLFAASYFPSIDLRSGYWQIPFCCGQLVFELSLRAKRTVDPCSNFLDYTCYDRDPLEGAKQEQLLTQVVHPTLQGILQMPASDVLRVYYLSCLKVFSKGTSNTEGAVNAVADMFSSWDGGAEFRVVDIAGILEIKFGVSLAFTLLLDLKADGCACMAELHRGSEIAGEFRNAEDEETRASVERSLLTLGERFGVKLTRRDIVEFQLLLSQANQDNDETEPLTGGCDVLGQLFPRASLDKWRLHVDDVCSCRCSDNMAVTVNDASAIRTLFDILESPRFHAHSSTHLIVETAVALFEREFLLDSVPGRGTALWTDFCDSSTGGLFELWELVFQQQLTNKEKDDALRSLYDSISGAVIADATDVFASPEDAKQASALISRLRLLLPTQASHWYQIFLPNLTEDYCANVIAIGAFRRKTTLHDFNQVVGWMWLSHTVDDMQANRRGDLIAVSPAMYANMRFEALQETYVNAALVGVQIASILWQALFRHRGWSNAVSQQLERHAHCIGDHVEDEDPTYVQHPLLSLRSTLRAVAGAGWHRPVKMWGFWKLSPSQLFYMLFYRQYVCINSVHDKLYEERARSTRFMRRVLDFCKAFQCVPLPIDAAAGCIHDRSISILPA, from the exons atgattgataagtcactcagcaataatgagcgtcaagttttgatggccctgcttacgaaacatacctcggtattcgactttgcgcagcacaatagaccgccatcaattcctgcgtccagaactcatcaccgcatcaacacaggagccgcccagccaatccgacaaaaaccctatcgtgtatccccatcagaacgcaagataatcagtgatcaggtccaagaaatgctatgcaaaggcgtcattcgagaatcatctagtccttgggcagcccccgtaatattggtgaagaagaaagacggtacgtggcggttctgtgttgattaccgtcgcctaaacgccgttactaagaaagatgtatatccgctccccagaattgatgacgccatcgactgtctctttgcggcatcttactttccctcaatcgatttacggtcaggttactggcaaattcctttCTGCTGCGGCCAGCTCGTGTTCGAGCTGTCCCTGCGCGCCAAACGCACCGTTGACCCGTGCAGCAACTTCCTGGACTACACCTGCTATGACCGAGACCCACTCGAAGGCGCCAAGCAAGAGCAGCTCCTCACACAG GTGGTGCATCCGACTCTACAAGGTATTCTGCAAATGCCGGCAAGCGATGTGCTACGTGTCTACTACCTCAGCTGCCTAAAGGTTTTTTCGAAGGGAACGTCGAACACTGAGGGAGCCgtcaacgctgtcgccgacaTGTTCTCTAGCTGGGACGGCGGAGCCGAGTTTCGAGTAGTCGACATCGCCGGTATATTAGAGATCAAGTTCGGAGTGTCGCTCGCTTTCACCCTCCTACTCGACCTTAAAGCCGATGGGTGCGCCTGCATGGCCGAGCTTCACCGAGGGAGTGAAATCGCGGGGGAATTTCGGAACGCCGAAGACGAAGAAACGCGCGCCTCCGTCGAGCGTTCGCTTCTGACCCTCGGCGAACGCTTCGGAGTTAAACTGACGCGCAGAGATATTGTAGAGTTCCAACTGTTGCTGTCTCAGGCGAACCAGGACAACGATGAGACGGAGCCGCTGACCGGTGGATGCGACGTGCTCGGCCAGCTCTTCCCGAGAGCATCGCTCGATAAGTGGCGGCTTCACGTGGACGACGTCTGCTCATGCCGctgcagcgacaacatggccgTCACGGTCAACGACGCGAGTGCCATCCGGACGCTCTTCGACATCCTCGAGTCCCCGCGCTTTCACGCACATTCATCAACGCACCTCATCGTCGAAACCGCGGTTGCCCTGTTCGAAAGAGAGTTCCTGTTGGACAGCGTCCCGGGCAGAGGCACCGCGCTATGGACTGATTTCTGCGACTCCTCCACCGGTGGTCTCTTCGAGCTGTGGGAGCTGGTGTTCCAGCAGCAGCTCACCAACAAGGAAAAGGACGACGCACTCCGCTCCCTCTACGACTCCATCTCCGGAGCGGTCATCGCGGACGCCACTGACGTATTCGCGAGTCCTGAAGACGCCAAGCAAGCAAGCGCCCTGATCTCACGACTGCGGTTGCTCTTGCCCACGCAGGCGTCCCACTGGTACCAAATATTCCTGCCGAACCTGACGGAAGACTATTGCGCCAACGTCATCGCCATCGGAGCGTTCCGGCGAAAGACCACCCTACATGACTTCAACCAGGTTGTCGGCTGGATGTGGTTGTCGCACACGGTAGACGACATGCAAGCGAACCGTCGCGGCGACCTCATCGCAGTCTCGCCCGCCATGTACGCAAATATGAGGTTCGAAGCTCTCCAAGAAACCTATGTCAACGCGGCTCTTGTGGGCGTCCAGATTGCCAGTATCCTATGGCAGGCCCTGTTCAGGCACCGCGGTTGGAGCAACGCGGTTTCTCAACAGCTCGAGCGACACGCTCACTGCATCGGCGATCACGTGGAAGACGAGGACCCCACCTATGTCCAGCACCCGCTGCTGTCGCTGCGGTCGACACTGCGTGCAGTAGCGGGCGCAGGATGGCACCGGCCGGTCAAAATGTGGGGCTTCTGGAAGCTGTCGCCCAGCCAGCTCTTCTACATGCTGTTCTATAGGCAGTACGTGTGTATCAACAGTGTCCACGACAAGCTTTACGAGGAGCGGGCACGGAGCACACGTTTCATGCGGCGTGTGCTGGACTTCTGCAAAGCGTTTCAGTGTGTTCCACTGCCGATAGATGCCGCGGCAGGGTGCATACACGACCGGTCGATCTCAATCCTGCCCGCGTGA
- the LOC139059458 gene encoding uncharacterized protein yields the protein MTDTDPRPALRTQAHAEHPRGGYKTLFGPVPPEFVCWAAILATALGLTVWALRHALHRETDEPPPLPSTPGFCCEKLVVEMYRRANRTVDACNNFLDHACYHRDGLAEANAELYHAEVLYPTLQGTLRTPASDVLHAYYLSCLFVLVKGLSPTKEAVNDVADMFSRWSGTNDFPVVDTAGILEIKYRISLTFRLKVNLKTNKGPFNTIVSQTSEYGKFGNIRWKPTSTLIDHSISVVSQRLGVNVTRKSFSDLRLRLYHASLVTDKTEPLHGGFDVLGQLFPRASLDEWRLHMNDVCSYRCSDTMMVTVNHASVIRTVFDVLDSPYFHATSLAFLIAGTTAALFKKGFLLDSTAEKGTALWTEFCDTDTSHLFELWDLVSVHQFTNQERDDTLRSLYDSISAAVIADATDIFASPEDAKEAHALISRLRLLLPTQLSHWYQIFLPNLTEDYCANVIAVRAFQRKTLLHADARGLGVLSWTRLRGLDAYALLLEDAIVLSPFLYADIRVEARRETYITAALVGVQLASTLWQAIFEHPGWSKAVSKVLNGHVDCIQGQVGREDPTELSYPALSLRSTVRAVAGAGWHRAVRMWSLLYISPSQLFYMLFYVRYVCFRHEELKHLSRSTNFMRRLPDFCAAFQCQTLPRVANCIHDLRVAPVAV from the exons atgaccgacaccgacCCTCGACCAGCGCTCCGGACGCAGGCCCACGCTGAACACCCACGCGGCGGCTACAAGACGCTATTCGGCCCCGTTCCGCCGGAGTTCGTATGCTGGGCGGCGATCCTGGCCACCGCGCTAGGCCTAACCGTGTGGGCGCTGCGCCACGCGCTCCACCGCGAAACGGACGAGCCACCTCCGCTGCCGTCGACGCCGGGTTTCTGCTGCGAGAAGCTCGTCGTCGAGATGTACCGGCGCGCCAACCGCACCGTGGACGCATGCAACAACTTCCTGGACCACGCCTGCTATCACCGAGATGGACTCGCTGAAGCCAACGCTGAGCTATACCATGCGGAG GTCTTGTATCCGACACTGCAGGGAACCTTACGAACGCCTGCAAGCGACGTCCTACACGCTTACTACCTCAGCTGCTTATTTGTTCTCGTAAAGGGACTGTCACCCACAAAGGAAGCCGTCAACGATGTCGCCGACATGTTCTCCAGATGGAGTGGCACAAACGATTTTCCAGTAGTCGACACCGCCGGTATACTGGAGATCAAGTACAGAATATCACTCACTTTCCGCCTAAAAGTGAACCTTAAGACTAACAAAGGGCCCTTCAACACGATAGTCTCCCAAACGTCTGAATATGGAAAGTTTGGGAACATCCGGTGGAAACCGACTAGCACCCTCATCGACCACTCAATATCGGTCGTCAGCCAGCGCCTTGGAGTTAACGTGACgcgcaaaagcttctcggatTTACGACTCCGGCTGTACCACGCGAGCCTGGTGACCGATAAAACAGAACCATTACATGGCGGGTTTGACGTGCTCGGCCAGCTATTCCCGAGAGCATCACTCGATGAGTGGCGGCTTCACATGAACGACGTCTGCTCGTACCGCTGCAGCGACACCATGATGGTCACGGTAAATCACGCGAGTGTCATCCGGACGGTCTTCGACGTACTCGACTCACCATATTTCCATGCGACATCACTAGCCTTCCTCATCGCCGGAACCACGGCTGCCCTTTTCAAAAAAGGGTTCCTGTTAGACAGCACAGCGGAAAAAGGCACCGCGCTATGGACCGAGTTCTGTGACACCGACACCAGTCACCTCTTCGAATTGTGGGACCTGGTATCAGTGCACCAGTTCACGAACCAAGAGAGAGACGACACACTCCGCTCCCTCTACGACTCCATCTCCGCGGCAGTCATCGCGGACGCTACCGACATATTCGCAAGTCCCGAAGACGCCAAGGAGGCGCATGCCTTGATCTCGCGGCTGCGGTTGCTCTTGCCCACGCAGCTGTCGCACTGGTACCAGATTTTCCTGCCGAACCTCACGGAAGACTATTGCGCCAACGTCATCGCCGTCCGAGCGTTTCAGCGCAAGACGCTGCTGCACGCCGACGCCCGCGGTCTCGGTGTTCTGAGTTGGACGCGCTTAAGGGGCTTGGATGCGTACGCCTTACTCCTGGAGGACGCTATCGTGTTATCGCCCTTCCTGTACGCAGATATCAGGGTCGAAGCCCGCCGCGAAACATACATCACTGCGGCGCTGGTGGGTGTCCAGCTGGCGTCTACTCTCTGGCAGGCCATCTTCGAGCACCCAGGCTGGAGCAAGGcggtgtcgaaagtgcttaacgGTCACGTGGACTGTATACAGGGTCAAGTCGGCCGCGAGGATCCCACCGAGCTTTCCTACCCGGCGCTGTCGCTGCGCTCGACGGTGCGCGCCGTGGCGGGCGCCGGGTGGCACAGGGCGGTCCGAATGTGGAGCTTGTTGTACATTTCGCCCAGCCAATTATTCTACATGCTATTCTACGTGCGATACGTGTGCTTCAGGCACGAGGAGCTCAAGCACCTGTCCCGGAGCACCAACTTTATGCGGCGCTTGCCCGACTTCTGCGCAGCGTTTCAATGCCAGACGCTGCCGCGGGTGGCGAATTGCATACACGATCTGAGGGTCGCGCCTGTCGCCGTCTGA